One stretch of Sporosarcina luteola DNA includes these proteins:
- a CDS encoding acetyl-CoA C-acetyltransferase, producing the protein MREAVIVAGARTPVGKAGRGSLATVRPDDLGALTIKETLKRANGYDGPIDDLIIGCAMPEAEQGMNVARNIGALAGLPDTTPAITVNRFCSSGLQSIAYAAERIMLGQSEAIIAGGVESMSMVPMMGNTIRPNFKLAETAPQYYMGMGHTAEQVAVKYGVSREDQDAFAVRSHEKAAAAIEAGKFIDEIVPVEVVKRFVDGNGKYQEKTVLFEMDEGVRTGTSMEVLGKLRPAFSVKGSVTAGNASQTSDGAASVLVMDREIAEGKGLKPIAKFRSFAVGGVPPEVMGIGPIEAVPKALKLAGLSIEDIDLWELNEAFASQSLQVIRHLGLDMDKVNVNGGAIALGHPLGATGSVLTLRLMNELKRQGKQFGVVTMCIGGGMGAAGVFELL; encoded by the coding sequence ATGCGTGAAGCAGTAATTGTAGCAGGTGCAAGGACGCCGGTCGGAAAAGCGGGCCGAGGGAGTCTAGCAACTGTTCGCCCGGATGATCTGGGAGCTTTGACAATTAAAGAAACATTGAAACGTGCAAATGGATACGATGGACCAATAGATGACTTGATCATTGGATGTGCAATGCCGGAAGCGGAGCAAGGCATGAACGTCGCCCGCAATATTGGGGCGCTCGCAGGATTGCCTGACACAACGCCGGCAATTACGGTAAACCGATTCTGTTCTTCGGGCCTTCAATCGATCGCATATGCGGCAGAGCGGATCATGCTCGGCCAGTCCGAAGCGATCATCGCTGGCGGCGTCGAGTCGATGAGCATGGTACCGATGATGGGGAATACGATCAGACCGAACTTCAAATTGGCAGAAACGGCTCCCCAATATTATATGGGAATGGGCCATACAGCTGAGCAAGTCGCAGTGAAGTACGGCGTAAGCCGCGAAGACCAAGATGCATTCGCTGTCCGTTCACATGAAAAAGCAGCAGCGGCAATTGAAGCTGGCAAATTTATTGACGAAATCGTTCCTGTGGAAGTAGTGAAACGTTTTGTCGACGGAAACGGCAAGTACCAGGAAAAGACGGTCCTCTTTGAAATGGACGAAGGCGTCCGTACGGGTACCTCAATGGAAGTGTTGGGCAAATTACGCCCGGCATTCTCCGTAAAAGGATCCGTCACTGCCGGAAATGCATCCCAAACATCCGACGGAGCTGCATCCGTCCTCGTCATGGATCGCGAAATTGCCGAAGGGAAAGGCTTGAAACCGATCGCGAAATTCCGTTCATTCGCCGTAGGTGGCGTGCCGCCTGAAGTGATGGGCATCGGACCGATTGAAGCTGTTCCGAAAGCATTGAAACTTGCCGGACTTTCCATCGAGGACATCGACCTATGGGAGCTGAATGAAGCATTCGCATCCCAATCACTGCAAGTCATCCGCCACTTAGGACTGGATATGGATAAAGTCAACGTCAATGGTGGAGCAATCGCCCTAGGCCATCCACTCGGCGCAACAGGGTCCGTCCTGACACTTCGATTGATGAACGAACTAAAACGCCAAGGCAAGCAATTCGGCGTCGTCACAATGTGCATCGGCGGCGGAATGGGCGCAGCCGGAGTATTTGAACTGCTATAA
- the sufC gene encoding Fe-S cluster assembly ATPase SufC, with protein MATLEIKDLHVEIEGKEILKGVNLTINTGEIHAIMGPNGTGKSTLASAIMGHPKYEVTSGSVLLDGEDVLEMEVDERAKAGLFLAMQYPSEINGVTNADFMRSAINARREEGDEISLMKFIRELDSKMDVLEMDQDMATRYLNEGFSGGEKKRNEILQLMMLQPKFAVLDEIDSGLDIDALKVVSKGINEMRGEGFGCLIITHYQRLLDYITPDFVHVMMQGRVVKSGGAELAKQLEEAGYDWIKEELGIEDETVGQEA; from the coding sequence ATGGCAACTTTGGAAATCAAAGACCTTCACGTAGAAATTGAAGGTAAGGAAATATTGAAAGGCGTCAACCTAACAATCAATACAGGTGAGATCCATGCGATCATGGGACCTAACGGAACCGGTAAATCGACACTTGCATCAGCAATCATGGGCCACCCAAAATATGAGGTGACTTCCGGATCTGTCTTGCTTGATGGCGAAGATGTCCTTGAAATGGAAGTGGATGAGCGCGCTAAAGCGGGACTTTTCCTTGCAATGCAATACCCGAGTGAAATTAATGGAGTAACGAACGCGGACTTCATGCGCTCTGCAATCAATGCGCGCCGTGAAGAAGGCGATGAAATATCCCTTATGAAATTCATCCGTGAATTGGACAGTAAGATGGACGTCCTTGAAATGGATCAAGATATGGCGACTCGTTATTTGAACGAAGGATTCTCCGGCGGAGAGAAAAAACGCAATGAAATCCTTCAATTGATGATGCTGCAGCCGAAATTTGCAGTACTTGATGAAATTGACTCCGGTCTCGACATCGATGCATTGAAAGTCGTTTCAAAAGGAATCAATGAAATGCGCGGAGAAGGATTCGGATGCCTGATCATCACTCACTACCAACGCCTTCTCGACTACATCACGCCTGACTTTGTCCACGTTATGATGCAGGGCAGAGTTGTTAAATCCGGCGGAGCAGAGCTTGCGAAACAGCTTGAAGAG
- a CDS encoding toprim domain-containing protein, whose protein sequence is MDCPKILIVEGGSDRKRLQKVLAEPVEIICTNGTVSPYRIDEMLMPYEDCDLFVFLDADESGEKIRTLFKRDYPEAIHLYTERVYRQVETTPYRVLAAILLSENFDVHPEFLL, encoded by the coding sequence ATGGATTGTCCTAAAATCCTCATCGTCGAAGGCGGTTCGGACCGGAAAAGATTACAAAAGGTGCTGGCGGAGCCGGTTGAGATCATTTGTACGAATGGGACAGTGAGTCCGTATCGGATCGATGAGATGCTTATGCCTTATGAGGATTGTGACCTGTTCGTTTTTCTGGATGCCGATGAATCCGGAGAGAAGATCCGGACTTTATTCAAAAGGGATTATCCTGAAGCGATCCACCTTTATACAGAGCGGGTTTACCGCCAAGTTGAAACGACTCCATACAGAGTGCTTGCAGCCATACTCCTCTCCGAAAACTTTGATGTGCATCCCGAATTTTTACTATGA
- a CDS encoding MetQ/NlpA family ABC transporter substrate-binding protein — MKKVLSALLLTVLVLALAACGTKDKEDGASGSKNADGGNKESTKIVVGASNTPHAGILEKVKPLLKEKGIDLEIETYQEYILPNKDLESGVLDANYFQTIPYLESQIADFDYDFVNAGGIHIEPMGVYSKEYKSLDELPDGATVLMSNSVSDHGRVLEMLEENGLITLAEGVDKVKAELTDIVDNPKNLKFEPDYEAALLPTLYNNNEGDAVLINSNYAIDAGLNPLEDSIAIEKTDSPYVNVITVRSGDEDNEAIKALVEVLTSEEIQEFILKEWGGSVVPVN; from the coding sequence ATGAAGAAGGTATTATCTGCACTACTATTGACGGTTCTCGTGCTTGCTTTGGCAGCTTGCGGGACAAAAGATAAAGAAGATGGGGCTAGCGGAAGCAAGAATGCTGATGGCGGCAATAAGGAATCGACGAAAATCGTAGTCGGCGCTTCCAATACACCGCATGCCGGCATTTTGGAAAAAGTGAAGCCGTTGTTGAAGGAAAAAGGAATCGACTTGGAAATTGAAACATACCAGGAATATATATTGCCTAACAAGGACTTGGAATCAGGTGTATTGGATGCGAACTACTTCCAAACCATTCCTTACTTGGAAAGTCAAATTGCTGATTTCGACTACGACTTTGTCAATGCGGGAGGAATCCATATCGAACCGATGGGTGTTTATTCGAAGGAATATAAATCATTAGATGAATTGCCAGACGGTGCAACAGTCCTTATGAGCAACTCAGTTTCGGATCATGGCCGTGTACTTGAAATGCTTGAGGAAAATGGCTTGATCACACTTGCTGAGGGTGTAGATAAAGTGAAAGCAGAACTTACAGATATTGTGGACAATCCGAAAAACCTGAAGTTTGAACCGGATTACGAAGCAGCATTGCTTCCAACTCTTTACAATAATAATGAAGGCGACGCAGTTTTGATCAACTCTAACTATGCAATCGATGCTGGCTTGAACCCGCTTGAAGATTCAATTGCAATTGAAAAAACGGATTCTCCTTACGTAAACGTCATTACGGTCCGTTCTGGAGATGAAGACAACGAAGCGATCAAAGCGCTTGTAGAAGTGTTGACATCCGAAGAAATTCAGGAATTTATTTTGAAAGAATGGGGCGGCTCTGTCGTTCCTGTTAACTAA
- a CDS encoding thioredoxin family protein: MATIENWTRAQWEDSKNVYPESIFYLYTPMCGTCAVASKMMEVIAAMKPDLPIGKADLNYVEDLAVDYEIESVPCLLIQKDGEIVHKIYAFQSIPHLLEKID; the protein is encoded by the coding sequence GTGGCCACTATTGAGAATTGGACACGTGCGCAATGGGAAGACAGCAAAAATGTTTATCCCGAATCAATATTTTATTTATACACACCAATGTGCGGAACCTGTGCGGTTGCTTCAAAAATGATGGAAGTCATTGCTGCCATGAAACCGGATCTGCCCATTGGGAAGGCTGACTTGAATTATGTGGAGGATCTCGCTGTTGATTATGAAATTGAAAGCGTCCCTTGTTTATTAATTCAGAAGGATGGGGAGATTGTCCATAAAATTTACGCTTTCCAGTCGATTCCGCATCTTCTTGAGAAAATAGATTGA
- a CDS encoding acyl-CoA dehydrogenase family protein, giving the protein MTETTTKDFIRGGAFLIEDIDASRVFTPEDFSDEQKMIAKTTEDYVKNEVLPVVENLEKHEFEHSVKLLKSAGDLGLLGADVPEEYDGLGLDKISSALIAEKMSVAGGFSITHGAHVGIGTLPIVLFGNEEQKKKYLPNSVSGDKISAYALTEPGSGSDALGAKTTAKLNEAGTHYVLNGEKQWITNAGFADVFVVYAKVDGDKFSAFIVEREFPGVSVGAEEKKMGIKSSSTRTLILEDAQVPVENLLGEIGRGHVIAFNILNIGRYKLGVGTIGGSKRALELAITYANQRQQFKTPISSFNLTKEKLATMASKLYATESLIYRTVGYFEERNSQMTAEQQKDGKAVAASIAEYAIECSINKVVGSEVLDYIADEAVQLHGGYGFMQEYEVERIYRDSRINRIFEGTNEINRLIVPGTFLKKAMKGELPLLQQAQSLQEELLMMMPEEIGDEALAQEKVLVKNAKKIGLLAAGMAAQRFGTKLEAEQEVLVNIADIANNVFAMESALLRTEKAVAKNGEEKEKQKILYTEIFCQEAFEAIEKDAKETLLASVEGDNQRMMLSALRKLTRSNPYNIIAKKREASVKLIDAEKYIV; this is encoded by the coding sequence ATGACTGAAACAACAACAAAGGATTTCATCCGCGGAGGAGCATTCCTCATCGAGGACATCGACGCATCACGCGTATTCACACCAGAAGACTTCTCAGACGAACAAAAAATGATCGCGAAAACAACAGAGGACTATGTGAAAAACGAAGTCCTTCCAGTCGTGGAAAACTTAGAAAAACATGAATTCGAACACTCTGTAAAACTATTGAAATCCGCAGGAGACCTCGGCCTTCTCGGTGCAGACGTACCTGAAGAATACGACGGCCTCGGCCTTGATAAAATCTCATCAGCGTTGATCGCTGAAAAAATGTCCGTAGCGGGCGGCTTCTCCATCACTCACGGAGCGCACGTCGGAATCGGTACATTGCCAATCGTCCTTTTCGGTAATGAAGAACAGAAGAAAAAGTATTTGCCGAACTCCGTATCCGGCGATAAAATTTCCGCGTACGCATTGACTGAGCCAGGCTCCGGATCAGACGCACTTGGTGCAAAAACAACTGCAAAATTGAACGAAGCCGGCACTCACTACGTCCTGAACGGTGAAAAGCAATGGATCACAAACGCAGGATTCGCAGACGTATTCGTCGTTTATGCAAAAGTCGATGGCGATAAATTCTCGGCATTCATCGTTGAAAGAGAATTCCCAGGCGTTTCTGTCGGGGCAGAAGAGAAGAAGATGGGTATCAAGTCATCTTCAACTCGTACATTGATTTTGGAAGATGCACAAGTTCCTGTTGAAAACCTGTTAGGGGAAATCGGAAGAGGCCATGTCATCGCATTTAACATTTTGAACATCGGCCGTTATAAATTAGGTGTCGGCACTATCGGCGGTTCCAAACGCGCTCTTGAATTGGCAATCACGTATGCAAACCAGCGCCAACAATTCAAGACGCCAATCTCTTCATTCAATCTAACGAAGGAAAAGCTTGCAACGATGGCTTCTAAGCTATATGCGACGGAGAGCTTGATCTACCGTACAGTCGGATACTTTGAAGAACGCAACAGCCAAATGACGGCTGAGCAGCAAAAAGATGGGAAGGCGGTAGCGGCATCAATTGCAGAATACGCGATTGAATGCTCCATCAATAAAGTTGTCGGCTCCGAAGTTCTTGACTATATCGCCGATGAAGCGGTCCAATTGCACGGCGGCTATGGCTTCATGCAAGAATACGAAGTGGAGCGCATTTACCGCGACTCACGCATCAACCGTATTTTCGAAGGAACAAATGAAATCAACCGTCTGATCGTTCCTGGTACGTTCTTGAAAAAAGCAATGAAAGGCGAATTGCCATTGCTTCAACAGGCACAAAGCTTGCAGGAAGAGCTTCTTATGATGATGCCTGAAGAAATCGGGGACGAAGCATTGGCTCAAGAAAAAGTGCTCGTGAAAAATGCGAAGAAAATCGGCTTGCTAGCAGCTGGAATGGCCGCACAACGCTTCGGCACGAAGCTCGAAGCAGAGCAGGAAGTCCTAGTAAACATCGCTGATATTGCAAACAACGTCTTCGCTATGGAATCCGCATTGCTCCGTACGGAAAAAGCGGTTGCTAAAAATGGTGAAGAGAAAGAGAAGCAAAAGATCTTGTACACGGAAATCTTCTGTCAGGAAGCGTTCGAAGCAATTGAAAAGGACGCGAAGGAGACACTTCTTGCTTCCGTTGAGGGCGATAACCAACGGATGATGCTTTCCGCATTACGCAAATTGACGCGTTCGAATCCATACAACATCATCGCGAAAAAACGCGAAGCATCCGTCAAATTGATTGACGCAGAAAAATACATCGTTTGA
- a CDS encoding methionine ABC transporter permease → MIENLLPHVNWDKMWEATIETLYMTGLSTLYTFVFGLVLGILLFLSSPGQLWRNRLVYGVTGAFVNIFRSIPFIILIILIIPFTTLLVGTIRGPEAAIPALVIGAAPFYARMVMIGLREIDRGVIEAARSMGAKTSTIIFKVLLPESMPALISGLTVTSIALVGYTAMAGVIGAGGLGNLAYYEGFQRSRTDVMIVATIIILIVVFAIQIIGDFAVKKLDKR, encoded by the coding sequence ATGATTGAGAATTTATTACCACACGTCAATTGGGATAAAATGTGGGAAGCGACTATTGAAACGTTATATATGACAGGGCTCTCCACTCTATATACATTCGTATTCGGACTGGTTCTTGGCATACTTTTATTCTTATCAAGCCCCGGCCAGCTATGGAGAAACAGATTGGTATACGGCGTCACTGGAGCATTCGTTAATATATTCCGCTCCATTCCTTTCATCATTTTAATTATCCTGATTATCCCGTTCACGACGTTGCTCGTTGGAACGATCCGTGGTCCGGAAGCGGCCATCCCGGCCCTTGTCATTGGAGCAGCACCGTTTTATGCGAGAATGGTCATGATCGGCCTTCGTGAAATAGACAGAGGTGTTATCGAAGCAGCAAGATCGATGGGTGCTAAAACAAGTACGATTATCTTCAAAGTCTTGCTGCCTGAATCGATGCCTGCCCTTATTTCAGGGCTTACAGTAACTTCGATCGCACTTGTCGGATATACGGCAATGGCCGGAGTCATCGGTGCGGGAGGGCTCGGAAACCTTGCATACTATGAAGGATTCCAACGAAGCCGGACTGACGTGATGATTGTCGCAACTATTATTATTTTGATTGTCGTATTTGCAATCCAGATCATCGGCGACTTTGCGGTGAAGAAATTGGACAAGCGATAA
- the gcvH gene encoding glycine cleavage system protein GcvH, whose translation MNTPKEFRYSEEHEWVKDESGKYRIGITHFAQSELGDIVFVELPQVGDEVKADEPFGSVESVKTVSELYAPISGKVVEVNEELEDSPELVNESPFEGAWMIVVEASDEAELDALMSAEDYDKMTVGE comes from the coding sequence ATGAACACACCTAAAGAATTTCGTTATTCAGAAGAGCACGAATGGGTAAAGGATGAGAGCGGAAAGTATCGAATCGGTATTACACATTTTGCGCAATCCGAACTTGGCGATATTGTTTTCGTTGAATTGCCGCAAGTTGGAGATGAAGTTAAAGCAGATGAGCCATTCGGAAGTGTTGAATCAGTGAAAACTGTATCTGAACTATATGCTCCGATCAGCGGTAAAGTCGTCGAAGTGAACGAAGAATTGGAAGACAGCCCTGAATTGGTGAATGAATCTCCATTTGAAGGTGCTTGGATGATCGTTGTGGAAGCATCAGACGAAGCTGAGCTAGATGCACTCATGTCAGCTGAAGACTATGACAAAATGACTGTCGGCGAGTAA
- a CDS encoding methionine ABC transporter ATP-binding protein: MIQLIDVKKSFGRLNDEILAVDNVSLTIEEGEIFGIIGYSGAGKSTLIRLLNGLETPTTGTIKIGNREISAFTGKELREARQKISMIFQHFNLLWSRTVKQNIAFPLEIAGVKKAERERKVAELIELVGLSGRENAYPSELSGGQKQRVGIARALANDPEVLLCDEATSALDPETTDAILDLLTSINERLGLTIVLITHEMHVIRKICHRVAVMEAGKVVEIGPVLDVFQSPQAPITKRFVSQVTEPEGTEQALAHLPGGTLIKLIFVGERTEQPVLASLIRQFEIDVNIVQGNISHTKGGAYGSLILQLVGIEKDIDGAIAYLHEQGVQTEVIGND; the protein is encoded by the coding sequence ATGATTCAATTGATAGACGTCAAAAAAAGTTTTGGCCGGCTGAACGATGAAATCCTGGCGGTGGATAATGTTTCCCTTACGATCGAAGAGGGTGAAATCTTCGGTATCATCGGTTATAGCGGTGCCGGAAAAAGTACGTTGATCCGCCTTTTGAATGGGCTTGAAACTCCGACGACGGGAACAATAAAAATTGGAAACCGTGAAATATCGGCATTCACAGGCAAAGAACTGCGTGAAGCAAGGCAAAAAATCAGTATGATTTTTCAACATTTCAATTTACTTTGGTCCCGTACGGTCAAGCAGAACATAGCATTTCCTCTTGAAATCGCGGGAGTGAAAAAAGCGGAGCGAGAACGGAAGGTGGCCGAACTAATCGAACTCGTCGGACTAAGCGGCAGGGAGAATGCCTATCCATCCGAGCTTTCCGGTGGTCAAAAGCAACGTGTCGGTATTGCGCGGGCGTTGGCGAATGATCCTGAAGTTCTTCTCTGCGATGAGGCGACTTCCGCGCTTGACCCGGAAACGACAGATGCCATCCTTGATCTGTTGACAAGCATTAATGAACGGCTCGGATTGACGATTGTTCTAATAACACATGAAATGCATGTCATCCGGAAGATCTGTCATCGTGTGGCGGTTATGGAAGCCGGAAAAGTCGTGGAAATCGGTCCTGTGTTGGACGTGTTCCAGTCACCGCAAGCTCCGATTACAAAGCGGTTCGTTTCCCAAGTGACGGAACCCGAGGGAACCGAACAGGCACTTGCCCATTTGCCTGGGGGCACACTCATAAAACTAATCTTTGTCGGGGAACGGACGGAGCAGCCCGTATTGGCGAGTTTGATCCGACAATTTGAGATCGACGTGAATATTGTCCAAGGGAATATATCCCACACGAAAGGCGGCGCTTACGGCTCGCTCATTTTACAGCTTGTCGGTATAGAGAAAGATATTGACGGGGCGATTGCCTATCTACATGAACAAGGTGTACAGACAGAGGTGATTGGCAATGATTGA
- a CDS encoding arsenate reductase family protein gives MSLTYYGYPKCGTCRKAKKWLENAELEFKEVNIVENPPTKEELQQMIGNSNLDIKKFFNVSGMKYRELNLKDKLPGMTDAEKVELLSTDGMLIKRPIVTDGSNVTVGFKEETYEEVWGA, from the coding sequence TTGTCTTTAACATACTACGGATATCCGAAATGCGGAACTTGCAGGAAAGCGAAAAAGTGGTTGGAAAACGCGGAGTTGGAATTCAAAGAGGTCAACATCGTTGAAAATCCACCGACTAAAGAGGAACTTCAACAAATGATCGGAAACTCCAACCTGGACATTAAGAAGTTCTTCAATGTGAGCGGAATGAAATACCGTGAGTTGAATTTGAAGGACAAGCTGCCTGGAATGACGGATGCTGAAAAGGTCGAACTGTTATCTACGGACGGCATGCTTATCAAAAGACCGATTGTTACGGATGGCTCAAATGTGACTGTCGGCTTCAAGGAAGAAACGTATGAGGAAGTTTGGGGAGCGTAA
- a CDS encoding dicarboxylate/amino acid:cation symporter: MKRKIGLIWRIIIAIGLAVGIGLLLPEIHEGFAHWFTRLFATFNMIFGGFLNFVVPFIIIAFIAPGIAKLGSGSGKLLGLATVLAYASTIAAGIMAFLAATTILPKFIGGIGSQSVENAGKSAAITFFELEMTPVMGVMSALLLAFIFGIGMASINSKTMLSFFEELNTLIEKVISFVIIPLLPFHIFGIFLNMTYSGQVAKVLSVFSLVFVMVIALHIIMLMIQYTIAGTLSKKNPFFLMKTMAPAYMTALGTQSSAATIPVTLQQAKKTGASEKVTDFTVPLFATIHLSGSTITLVSCSIGVLLMNGMPFSFSDYLPFILMLGVTMIAAPGVPGGAVMAAVGLLSTMLGFDESMVALMIALYMAQDSFGTATNVTGDGALAMIVDRLTPKVKGVETE, translated from the coding sequence ATGAAGAGGAAGATAGGCCTTATATGGCGAATCATTATCGCCATAGGGCTTGCGGTGGGCATTGGTTTGTTGCTCCCAGAAATACATGAAGGTTTTGCGCATTGGTTCACTAGGTTATTTGCGACGTTCAATATGATTTTCGGCGGTTTTCTAAACTTTGTTGTACCGTTTATTATCATTGCATTTATTGCACCTGGAATAGCAAAGCTTGGTAGCGGATCTGGTAAATTGTTAGGATTGGCTACTGTGCTCGCATATGCTTCTACGATTGCAGCAGGGATTATGGCATTTTTGGCTGCAACGACAATCTTGCCTAAATTCATTGGCGGCATTGGCTCTCAATCTGTTGAAAACGCTGGGAAATCCGCGGCCATAACATTCTTCGAACTTGAAATGACACCCGTAATGGGCGTCATGTCTGCATTGCTGCTCGCTTTCATTTTCGGTATCGGAATGGCATCCATCAACAGCAAAACGATGCTGTCATTCTTTGAAGAATTGAATACCCTTATTGAAAAAGTTATTTCATTCGTCATCATTCCGTTATTACCATTCCATATCTTTGGTATTTTCCTTAACATGACGTACAGCGGACAAGTGGCGAAAGTGTTGTCGGTCTTCTCACTCGTATTCGTCATGGTCATCGCACTACATATCATCATGTTGATGATTCAATATACAATCGCCGGAACACTTTCGAAGAAAAATCCGTTCTTCCTCATGAAAACAATGGCGCCTGCCTATATGACGGCACTCGGAACGCAATCATCGGCTGCTACAATTCCCGTAACGCTGCAACAAGCGAAGAAGACAGGGGCATCCGAGAAAGTGACGGACTTCACAGTACCGTTATTCGCAACGATCCACTTATCCGGAAGTACGATTACGCTAGTATCCTGCTCCATCGGCGTCCTGCTCATGAACGGCATGCCATTCAGCTTCTCGGACTATCTGCCATTCATCCTCATGCTCGGCGTAACGATGATCGCAGCACCTGGAGTTCCAGGAGGGGCAGTTATGGCGGCAGTAGGCCTGCTCAGCACAATGCTAGGATTCGATGAATCAATGGTCGCATTGATGATTGCACTCTACATGGCGCAAGACAGTTTCGGCACAGCCACCAACGTAACCGGCGACGGAGCCCTAGCCATGATCGTTGACCGCCTCACTCCAAAAGTGAAAGGCGTAGAAACGGAATAA